A genomic stretch from Dissulfurispira thermophila includes:
- a CDS encoding M16 family metallopeptidase, with product MKNSRFWKILILSLIFNFAFLIFSFSLHASGSPKSHETFWGTVSVKEYTLNNGIKVLIIEDHKAPLATFQIWYRVGSKDESIGKTGVSHLLEHMMFKGTSKYGSKVFSNIIQRNGGTDNAHTTKDYTMYHQTLSSDRIGISIELESDRMCNLLLDPKEVINERNVVMEERRMRYEDDPQSLLYEEVIATAFKAHPYRWPVIGWMSDIASIEREDLYRHYIAYYSPDNAFIVISGDVKAEDVIQKVKEGFEHIKPDKVRVERYKAEEPRQEGEKRVYLKKEAELPYLLIAYHVPSFPHKDSFALDVLSTILSAGKSSRLYKDIIYEKRLALNIFADYSGFYKDPFLFILGGTLAPQKNIEDLEKTIYNEIERIKNEVPSEKEIQKAKNQIEASFIFAQDSTYSRAFYTGMFEMLGDWRLMDKYLEGIREVKPDDIQAVAKKYLTDDNKTVGILIPIKNSK from the coding sequence ATGAAAAACTCAAGATTTTGGAAGATATTAATTTTATCATTAATTTTTAATTTTGCTTTTTTAATTTTTAGTTTCTCGTTACATGCATCGGGGTCTCCAAAAAGTCATGAGACTTTTTGGGGTACAGTATCGGTAAAGGAATACACATTAAACAACGGCATTAAGGTCTTGATTATTGAAGACCATAAGGCACCGCTGGCTACATTTCAGATATGGTATAGGGTTGGTTCAAAGGACGAGTCTATAGGAAAGACCGGGGTTAGCCATCTTCTTGAACACATGATGTTTAAAGGCACATCTAAATATGGATCAAAGGTATTTTCAAACATCATCCAGAGGAATGGCGGCACTGATAATGCTCATACAACAAAGGACTACACCATGTATCATCAGACACTTTCATCAGATAGAATAGGCATTTCTATAGAGCTTGAATCTGACAGGATGTGTAATCTCTTGCTCGATCCCAAAGAGGTTATTAACGAGAGAAATGTGGTTATGGAAGAGAGGCGTATGAGATATGAAGACGACCCCCAGAGTTTACTCTATGAAGAAGTAATTGCAACCGCATTCAAGGCACATCCGTACCGGTGGCCTGTAATTGGTTGGATGTCTGATATTGCATCTATAGAGAGAGAAGACTTATATAGGCATTATATAGCATATTACTCACCTGATAATGCCTTTATTGTTATATCAGGTGATGTAAAGGCAGAGGATGTGATACAGAAAGTAAAAGAGGGCTTTGAGCATATAAAGCCAGATAAAGTGCGTGTTGAGAGATATAAGGCAGAAGAGCCAAGACAAGAAGGAGAAAAAAGGGTATATCTTAAGAAAGAGGCAGAACTTCCATACCTGCTCATAGCTTATCATGTGCCGAGTTTTCCTCATAAAGATAGTTTTGCCCTTGATGTGCTTTCAACAATACTTTCTGCTGGCAAGAGTTCAAGGCTTTATAAGGACATTATCTATGAGAAAAGGCTTGCCCTCAATATTTTTGCAGACTATAGCGGATTTTATAAGGACCCTTTTCTTTTTATTTTAGGAGGAACATTAGCGCCCCAAAAGAATATAGAGGATTTAGAAAAAACAATTTATAATGAGATCGAAAGAATAAAAAATGAGGTGCCGTCTGAGAAAGAGATCCAGAAAGCAAAGAACCAGATAGAGGCATCCTTTATCTTTGCACAGGATTCAACATATTCAAGGGCATTTTATACCGGTATGTTTGAGATGCTTGGAGATTGGAGATTAATGGATAAATATCTTGAAGGAATCAGAGAGGTAAAACCTGATGATATACAGGCTGTGGCTAAAAAATATCTAACAGATGACAATAAAACAGTTGGGATATTGATACCAATTAAAAATTCAAAATGA
- a CDS encoding 4Fe-4S binding protein, with protein sequence MPKAAKKEKKGKIIINRELCKGCKYCITACPKGSIVVDKRFNSMGYFPAHFEHPEKCTGCAICAQMCPEIAIEVWREE encoded by the coding sequence ATGCCAAAAGCTGCGAAAAAGGAAAAGAAAGGGAAGATTATTATTAATAGGGAGTTGTGCAAGGGGTGTAAATACTGCATCACAGCATGCCCAAAAGGCTCTATTGTTGTGGATAAAAGATTTAATAGCATGGGCTATTTCCCAGCACACTTTGAGCATCCTGAGAAATGCACAGGCTGTGCAATATGCGCCCAGATGTGTCCTGAAATTGCGATAGAGGTATGGAGAGAAGAATAG